A region of Lycium barbarum isolate Lr01 chromosome 1, ASM1917538v2, whole genome shotgun sequence DNA encodes the following proteins:
- the LOC132613164 gene encoding uncharacterized protein LOC132613164: MESYIRRLGLETVIANVSGKIWAFVDEEYETTILIIDNVQQLTLKLFNWDLDIELVVTLVYAKCDRTERIELWDSLSYLASDITTPWLFGGDFNVIVDEEEKYGELPVSIAEVEDFRHCIQICNLTDLGYKGSIYTWWNGRGGDDCVFKRLDRCLGFFEWQELYPGLEVSHLIKNGSDHSHMLLAFKKEVQQYKKSFKFLNFWTKHESFMDVVKENWNTEVEGISFWRFNLKMKNMRKMLSTWSRSTYRGFFQKVTNMEEVIRAQEAMFEENPSFVNKEKLNKVNTEYTPVLAIEEEYWKQKAGMSWFQDGTRTPNSFMLKSMLEIDQEIAEEAVRFYLDQFHETAIPTEFDILQHVDPSINAKQDQMLVAMPIIQEVKDVVFGLNPTSAGGPDGYTVMKLDMTKAYDKLSWGFLTSVLRKIGFGENFIVHIWELVANNWYSVLINGQPHGFFHSTRGVKQGDPLLPTLFIIVAEVLSRALNSLHQNQGFCGFGMPKWSPRINHLCYADDTIIFASACEISLKMIMEVLADYEKASGQLINKAKSAVYLHDRVDEIEFQRVERITSIGRQAFPIIYIGCPIYYSRAKMAFYSALITRIRGKLQGWKGKLLSFGVRAVLFKHVRQTMPMHLLSAIYTPSFVENGLGFRSLNDMSLALFAKLWWNFRTKPSLWNAFMGNKYLKKNNSILVPWKQGSLV, translated from the exons ATGGAATCATATATAAGGAGGCTTGGGCTTGAAACTGTTATTGCTAATGTGTCTGGCAAGATTTGGGCTTTTGTGGATGAAGAGTATGAAACTACAATACTTATTATTGACAATGTGCAACAGCTTACTTTGAAGCTATTTAACTGGGATCTTGATATAGAGTTGGTGGTTACTTTAGTTTATGCTAAATGTGACAGAACTGAGAGAATAGAACTGTGGGATTCCTTGTCTTATTTGGCCTCAGATATAACAACACCTTGGCTTTTTGGAGGTGATTTTAATGTTATTGTTGATGAGGAAGAGAAATATGGTGAGTTGCCTGTATCAATAGCTGAGGTTGAAGACTTTAGACATTGTATTCAGATATGCAATTTGACAGATTTGGGGTACAAAGGAAGTATTTatacatggtggaatgggagagGTGGGGATGATTGTGTGTTCAAAAGACTTGACAGGTGTCTAGGTTTTTTTGAATGGCAAGAGTTGTATCCAGGACTAGAGGTGAGTCATTTGATAAAAAATGGATCGGATCATTCTCACATGTTGCTTGCTTTCAAAAAAGAAGTGCAACAGTACAAGAAGTCATTTAAGTTTCTGAATTTCTGGACCAAACATGAATCTTTCATGGATGTGGTTAAGGAAAATTGGAACACAGAAGTTGAAGGCATTTCTTTCTGGAGATTCAATCTGAAAATGAAGAATATGAGGAAAATGTTGTCAACTTGGAGTAGATCCACTTATAGAGGCTTTTTTCAGAAAGTAACAAACATGGAGGAGGTTATCAGGGCTCAAGAGGCTATGTTTGAAGAAAATCCTTCATTTGTGAACAAAGAAAAACTCAATAAAGTTAATACCGAATATACACCAGTATTAGCTATTGAGGAAGAATATTGGAAGCAAAAGGCTGGGATGTCTTGGTTCCAAGATGGGACAAGAACTCCAAATTCTTTCATGCTCAAGTCAATG TTGGAGATTGATCAGGAAATTGCTGAAGAGGCAGTTAGATTCTACCTGGATCAATTTCATGAAACTGCTATTCCTACTGAGTTTGATATACTTCAGCATGTTGATCCTAGCATAAATGCAAAACAAGACCAGATGCTGGTGGCTATGCCTATCatacaagaggtgaaagatgttgttTTTGGCCTAAATCCTACAAGTGCTGGTGGACCTGATGGATATACAG TCATGAAGTTGGATATGACTAAAGCTTATGATAAGCTGTCATGGGGATTCTTGACTAGTGTTCTGAGGAAAATAGGATTTGGAGAGAATTTCATTGTCCATATATGGGAGTTAGTAGCTAATAACTGGTATTCAGTGTTGATCAATGGTCAACCACATGGTTTTTTTCACTCCACTAGAGGTGTTAAACAAGGTGATCCACTGTTACCTACCTTGTTTATAATAGTTGCAGAAGTTCTTTCAAGAGCACTGAATTCATTGCATCAAAATCAAGGATTCTGTGGATTTGgtatgccaaaatggagtccaaGAATCAATCATTTATGTTATGCTGATGATACCATTATTTTTGCATCAGCTTGTGAGATATCTTTGAAAATGATCATGGAGGTACTTGCAGACTATGAAAAGGCTTCAGGTCAGCTGATTAATAAGGCAAAAAGTGCAGTGTACTTGCATGATAGAGTTGATGAGATTGAGTTTCAGAGGGTTGAAAGGATAACAAGTATTGGAAGGCAGGCCTTTCCTATAATATATATAGGTTGTCCTATTTATTACAGCAGGGCCAAGATGGCATTCTACTCAGCATTGATCACAAGAATAAGAGGCAAGTTGCAAGGTTGGAAAGGGAAGTTACTTTCATTTGGTGTTAGAGCAGTATTGTTTAAGCATGTTCGGCAAACTATGCCCATGCATTTGTTGTCTGCAATATATACTCCATCCTTTGTG GAAAATGGTCTTGGATTCAGATCTTTGAATGACATGTCCTTGGCTTTATTTGCCAAGCTCTGGTGGAACTTCAGGACCAAGCCTTCCTTATGGAATGCATTTATGGGAAATAAGTACCTCAAGAAGAATAACTCAATTCTGGTTCCTTGGAAACAAGGATCATTGGTTTAG